One part of the Flavobacterium johnsoniae UW101 genome encodes these proteins:
- a CDS encoding ASCH domain-containing protein, protein MKVILSIKPYYAEKILNGEKTYELRKSIFKAPNVKTVIIYASSPVSRVIGEFEIDEIIHENITVLWEKTKEFTAVEKVFFDEYFANKKKGYAIKIKKFKRYNQTYNIMEKYGLTAPQSFSYVKK, encoded by the coding sequence ATGAAAGTTATATTGTCGATTAAACCTTATTACGCAGAAAAAATTTTAAACGGAGAGAAGACCTACGAGTTAAGGAAATCAATATTTAAAGCACCTAATGTAAAAACTGTAATAATATATGCATCTTCTCCTGTAAGCAGAGTTATTGGTGAATTTGAAATAGATGAAATAATTCATGAAAATATTACTGTTCTATGGGAGAAAACAAAGGAATTTACGGCAGTTGAAAAAGTTTTTTTTGACGAATATTTTGCTAATAAGAAGAAAGGTTATGCAATTAAAATTAAGAAGTTTAAAAGATATAACCAAACTTATAATATAATGGAAAAGTATGGACTGACTGCTCCTCAATCTTTTTCGTATGTCAAGAAATAA